From one Pirellulales bacterium genomic stretch:
- a CDS encoding signal peptidase translates to MPRYIVRHGATRTLGVFTTSRGDSFARSTRVITRTDRGQEVGEVLCEATDAALTHLPESPPRGQILRSMSPDDEHDAARLHGEELREFELAERHIRELGLEMKLVDVEHIFGGERIVFYFLAENRVDFRELVKHLAQECQTRIEMRQIGVRDEAKLLADFGDCGKPVCCNTHLSEMPPVSMKMAKLQKATLDPTKISGRCGRLKCCLRYEYDTYEALQKELPSVGSSVVTKQGKARVLAQEILAAQLLVETEDHRRVLIPASDVLTVLGKPGGGRKTAEPEPE, encoded by the coding sequence ATGCCCCGCTACATCGTCCGTCACGGAGCAACGCGGACGCTCGGCGTGTTCACTACGTCGCGCGGCGATTCGTTTGCGCGCTCGACCCGAGTGATCACGCGCACCGACCGCGGCCAGGAAGTCGGCGAGGTGCTGTGCGAGGCCACCGATGCGGCCCTGACCCATCTGCCCGAGTCGCCCCCGCGGGGCCAGATCCTCCGGTCCATGTCGCCCGACGACGAGCACGATGCGGCGCGTCTGCACGGCGAGGAGCTGCGCGAATTCGAATTGGCCGAGCGACACATCCGCGAGCTAGGCCTGGAGATGAAGCTCGTCGACGTCGAGCACATCTTCGGGGGTGAGCGGATCGTGTTCTACTTTCTCGCCGAGAACCGCGTCGATTTTCGCGAGTTGGTCAAACATCTGGCCCAAGAATGCCAGACCCGTATCGAGATGCGACAAATTGGCGTCCGCGACGAGGCGAAGCTGCTGGCCGATTTTGGCGACTGCGGCAAGCCGGTCTGCTGCAATACGCACCTGAGCGAGATGCCGCCCGTGTCGATGAAAATGGCCAAGCTGCAAAAAGCCACGCTCGACCCGACGAAAATCTCGGGCCGGTGCGGGCGTTTGAAGTGCTGCCTGCGTTACGAGTACGACACGTACGAGGCCTTGCAAAAGGAGCTACCGTCCGTCGGCAGCAGCGTGGTGACCAAGCAAGGCAAAGCCCGTGTTCTGGCCCAGGAGATCCTCGCCGCCCAGTTGCTCGTCGAAACCGAAGATCACCGCCGGGTGTTGATTCCCGCGAGCGATGTGCTCACTGTATTAGGCAAGCCGGGCGGCGGCCGCAAAACGGCCGAGCCCGAGCCCGAGTAA
- a CDS encoding co-chaperone GroES gives MKLVPLGDNVVVKPLEAETRTAAGIVLPEAAREKSQQGRVLSVGDGRLLLGKRRVPLQVNEGDRVLFSAYAGNEVQVNGDTLLVLREADILAVLD, from the coding sequence ATGAAATTGGTTCCGCTCGGCGACAATGTCGTCGTCAAGCCGCTGGAGGCCGAAACCCGAACGGCCGCCGGGATCGTCCTCCCCGAGGCGGCGCGCGAAAAATCGCAACAAGGCCGGGTGTTGTCCGTCGGTGATGGGCGCCTGCTGCTCGGTAAGCGCCGCGTGCCGCTCCAGGTCAACGAAGGCGACCGGGTGTTGTTCTCCGCCTACGCCGGCAACGAGGTGCAAGTCAACGGCGACACGCTGCTCGTCTTGCGCGAGGCCGACATCCTGGCCGTCCTCGACTAG
- a CDS encoding terpene cyclase/mutase family protein — MLARSIVAVGGIVVGLGLQFGLGAARASDPAPSPAKLIADCTAKAVSYLSTQGQAADGSFSSAASPAVTSLVVAGLLRNGRSVDDPVVAKGLKYIEGLIQPDGGIYNPAGTNKNYETCIAMVCLAEANRDGRYAKQLAAADAFIKGLQWDEGEGKQSSDINYGGAGYGRKNRPDLSNTSFLLDALRAAGNGPEDPAVQKALIFVSRCQNLESEFNTSEFAAKNPDGGFYYTVAAGGESMAGTTDEGGLRSYGSMTYAGLKSMIFAGVGPDDPRVKAALTWIQKHYGLDQNPGMGDAGLYYYYHTFAKALAALDVPEIADADGTKHNWRHDLATALAERQRADGAWVNTNSRWLEGDANLVTAYALLALSYCREAKP; from the coding sequence ATGTTGGCTCGATCGATCGTCGCGGTGGGTGGGATTGTCGTGGGGCTGGGCCTGCAATTCGGCCTGGGCGCAGCGCGGGCGTCAGATCCTGCGCCTTCGCCGGCCAAGCTGATCGCCGATTGCACGGCGAAGGCCGTTTCGTACTTGAGCACCCAAGGCCAGGCCGCCGATGGGTCGTTTTCGTCCGCGGCGAGCCCCGCGGTGACCTCGCTGGTCGTGGCCGGGCTGCTGCGCAACGGCCGCTCGGTCGACGATCCGGTCGTGGCCAAGGGCCTGAAATACATCGAGGGCCTCATCCAACCGGACGGCGGCATCTACAACCCCGCCGGCACGAACAAGAACTATGAAACCTGTATCGCCATGGTCTGCCTGGCCGAGGCCAATCGCGACGGGCGCTATGCGAAGCAGCTCGCCGCGGCCGATGCGTTCATCAAGGGCCTGCAATGGGACGAAGGCGAAGGTAAACAATCGAGCGACATCAACTACGGCGGCGCCGGCTATGGGCGCAAGAATCGGCCCGACCTCTCGAACACCTCGTTTCTGCTCGACGCTTTGCGTGCGGCGGGCAACGGCCCCGAGGATCCGGCCGTCCAGAAGGCGCTGATCTTCGTCTCGCGCTGCCAGAACCTCGAATCGGAATTCAACACCAGTGAGTTCGCCGCCAAGAACCCCGACGGCGGCTTTTACTACACCGTGGCCGCGGGCGGCGAAAGCATGGCCGGCACGACCGACGAAGGCGGCCTGCGCAGCTACGGATCGATGACCTATGCCGGTCTGAAGAGCATGATCTTCGCGGGCGTCGGGCCCGATGATCCGCGTGTGAAGGCGGCGCTGACCTGGATCCAAAAGCACTATGGCCTCGATCAGAATCCTGGCATGGGCGACGCCGGGCTGTATTACTACTACCACACGTTTGCCAAGGCGCTGGCCGCGCTCGACGTGCCCGAGATTGCCGATGCCGACGGCACGAAGCACAACTGGCGTCACGATCTGGCGACGGCGCTGGCCGAGCGGCAGCGTGCCGACGGCGCATGGGTCAACACGAACAGCCGCTGGCTCGAAGGCGACGCCAACCTGGTCACCGCCTACGCGCTGCTGGCCTTGAGCTATTG